The genomic stretch TTTTTTATGAGTGCTATTTCTTCTTTTTTTGAAATTTTGTCAAAATTTATTTGTGTATCTATTTTTGTATTTGATTTTGATATCACACTACAACATCTTGCATAAGTATATTGTAAATATGGACCAGTTTCTCCATCAAAAGACAATATTTTATCCCAATTAAATTCTATATTTTTTACTCTGTCATTTTTCAAATCTCCAAATATTATAGCTCCAATTCCTACTTTTTTTGCAACATCATTTTTATTTTCTAAATTTGGATTTTTTTCTTTTATAATATTTTCTGCTTTTTTTATAGCTTCATTTATTACATCTTCTAGAAATATTACTTGTCCTTTTCTTGTAGACATTTTTTTGTCTTTGAATTTAAACAAACCAAAGTCTACATGAACAAATTTATTTTCTTGAAATCCAAGCATTTCAAACACTTTAAACAATTGTTCAAAGTTTAATTTTTGTTCTGATCCAACTACATACAATAATTTTTCAGGTTTATATTTTTTTAATCTATAAAGTGCAGTTGAAATATCCCGAGTATGATAACTTGAAGTTTTATTTGATTTCAAAATAAGTACAGGCGGCATATTATATTTTTCTAAATTTATAATTTCTGCTCCTTCTGATTTTTCTGTTTTTATCTTTTCTTTTATTGTTTTTAAAGTATTTTTTGTTTTATCTATATAAAAAGCTTCTCCATCGTATGAATCAAATTTTATATTCAATAATTTGTAAATTTTATCAAATTCTTTCAAACTCAAATTTCTAAATTTTTTCCATAAAATCAAATTTTTTTTATCATTATTTTCAAGTTTTTTAAATTCTTCTCTTGCTTTGTCTTCCAAAGTCTTATCTTTTTCCGCCTTGTCATGAAATTTTACATAAATTGATAACAAATATTTTATTGGATCTTTTTTTAGTTCAGCATCACTTCCCCATTTTTTGTAGGCAAATATTAGTTTTCCAAATTGAGTTCCCCAATCTCCAAGATGATTTATTGAAATTGGATTATATCCAATAAATTTAAAAATATTATAAAGCGAATTTCCTA from Patescibacteria group bacterium encodes the following:
- the argS gene encoding arginine--tRNA ligase, yielding MDFQNEIKNLLKKSGIKSDIFLEIPPNREMGDYAFTCFNLAKEYKKSPIDIAKNFAEKIPNTCFLEKVEANGPYINFFLNHNYIAKNLLKDIYNKKDKFGSLKLGKNKKITIDFSSPNIAKPFSIGHLRSTVIGNSLYNIFKFIGYNPISINHLGDWGTQFGKLIFAYKKWGSDAELKKDPIKYLLSIYVKFHDKAEKDKTLEDKAREEFKKLENNDKKNLILWKKFRNLSLKEFDKIYKLLNIKFDSYDGEAFYIDKTKNTLKTIKEKIKTEKSEGAEIINLEKYNMPPVLILKSNKTSSYHTRDISTALYRLKKYKPEKLLYVVGSEQKLNFEQLFKVFEMLGFQENKFVHVDFGLFKFKDKKMSTRKGQVIFLEDVINEAIKKAENIIKEKNPNLENKNDVAKKVGIGAIIFGDLKNDRVKNIEFNWDKILSFDGETGPYLQYTYARCCSVISKSNTKIDTQINFDKISKKEEIALIKKLNLFEDAITKSANNYKPSYIASYLIDLAKDFNEFYNNCKILSDDKEEVKIRLLLVSSTAQIIKNGLNLLGIETVNKM